ACCCCGTCCCTGAATAAGTCTTCATTGAGACTTTCGATGGGGATGGTAATATGATGCCAGGCCCCGATCAGGTCACTGAATTTCAAATCGATATACTCGACTTTCCGCTCCTTCGCCATTTTTTGCAGGCTCGCCAGATCCGCCATTCATCTCTCCCGTGACTAGTGAATATTTTCACATAATGTAATAAATATCCCGAAAAAGGCAACCGCTTTTCATAGACTATTTACTGGTTTTTTATACATTTTCAGCCAATATTAGGCTTATAAATTTCTGGGGAATATTTTAAACCCCGACTGAATTTTTACGTCTAAATGTTAAACAGGGATTAACCTGCCATGAAAATCACACTGATTTACGATAATGAAACCAGCCGCGATGACCTCATCGCCGACTGGGGATTCGCCTGTCTGGTCGAATTCGACAATCATCGTATTCTTTTCGATACCGGGGCCGACGGCCGGATTCTCCTCAAAAATATGGCCGCTCTGAAAATCGAACCGGAATCGATTGAAATCGTATTTATTTCGCATCTCCACTGGGATCATACCGGCGGATTGCAGTCTTTTATCCGCTTGAATCCCGACGTAAGACTATATATCCCGGCCAATTATGATCCTCCGGCGGATGCCCGGAAGGTGGTCGGAATTAAAGACCCGGTTCAGATCGAAAAGAATCTTTTCTCGACCGGCCTGCTGGAAGAAATCGAGCAGTCACTGATAATAAAAACCGCTCATGGT
The Candidatus Zixiibacteriota bacterium DNA segment above includes these coding regions:
- a CDS encoding MBL fold metallo-hydrolase, with product MKITLIYDNETSRDDLIADWGFACLVEFDNHRILFDTGADGRILLKNMAALKIEPESIEIVFISHLHWDHTGGLQSFIRLNPDVRLYIPANYDPPADARKVVGIKDPVQIEKNLFSTGLLEEIEQSLIIKTAHGIVTVVGCSHSGVENILKSAGKHGKNFALIGGLHGFENYEALRDLVHVCPTHCTQHKTEIKEAYPKKYIDGGAGKIIEL